Proteins encoded in a region of the Ralstonia pseudosolanacearum genome:
- the dacB gene encoding D-alanyl-D-alanine carboxypeptidase/D-alanyl-D-alanine endopeptidase, translating to MARIIRLTRLLRLSRCAVACAALLALTAAPLAQARKPARAHAAPAATVAQKRQAVHNPAGLPANVALAFARAHIPLDAVSVFVIRTGTATPILQWNADAGMNPASTMKLLTTFAGLDLLGPDFRWKTSAYADRPPVGGVLSGNLYLRGQGDPKLIPEELIKLVIDVRRAGVDELAGNIVLDRSYFENGLSDAPPLDGDTGRAYNVAPDALLYSFKTLTFTLAPDAATGAVNVDVSPPLAQLQVDNQLHVTHGNCGDWRSHANFDIATQADGTVRASFDGRYAGACGERILNVAALTHADFIWGGFLALWRQAGGTFHATPGLRESKVPHPAVLLATHYGPTLTEVVHDIDKYSNNVMARQLFLTIGAEIGRKPGSVQQSADIINRWLARQNLSMPELVLENGSGLSRIERISARNLGRLLQQADANPHGAILRDALPVVGVDGTMRNRLTRAGVAGNAEIKTGTLNDVRAIAGYVEGEGGQRYVVVSMINHPNAGGGQAAHDALLQWIYQGARQ from the coding sequence ATGGCCCGAATCATCCGCCTGACCCGTTTGCTCCGCCTGTCGCGCTGTGCCGTTGCCTGCGCGGCCCTCCTCGCCCTCACCGCCGCACCGCTGGCACAGGCCAGAAAACCCGCCCGCGCCCATGCCGCGCCCGCTGCCACCGTCGCCCAGAAGCGGCAGGCCGTGCACAATCCGGCCGGGCTGCCCGCCAATGTGGCGCTGGCGTTCGCACGGGCACATATCCCGCTCGATGCGGTCAGCGTGTTCGTCATCCGCACCGGCACCGCCACGCCCATCCTGCAGTGGAACGCCGACGCCGGCATGAATCCGGCCTCGACCATGAAGCTGCTGACCACCTTCGCCGGCCTCGACCTGCTGGGTCCCGATTTCCGCTGGAAGACCTCCGCCTACGCCGACAGGCCGCCGGTGGGCGGCGTGCTCAGCGGCAACCTCTACCTGCGCGGCCAGGGCGATCCGAAGCTGATTCCCGAAGAGCTGATCAAGCTGGTCATCGACGTGCGCCGCGCCGGCGTGGACGAACTGGCCGGCAACATCGTGCTGGACCGCTCCTATTTCGAGAACGGCCTGTCCGACGCGCCGCCGCTGGACGGCGACACCGGCCGCGCCTACAACGTCGCGCCCGATGCGCTGCTCTACTCGTTCAAGACGCTGACCTTCACGCTCGCGCCCGATGCCGCCACCGGCGCGGTCAACGTCGACGTGTCGCCGCCGCTGGCCCAGCTGCAGGTCGACAACCAGCTGCACGTGACGCATGGCAACTGCGGCGACTGGCGCTCGCATGCCAACTTCGACATCGCCACGCAGGCCGACGGCACGGTGCGCGCCAGCTTCGACGGACGCTACGCCGGCGCCTGCGGCGAGCGCATCCTCAATGTCGCCGCGCTCACCCACGCCGACTTCATCTGGGGCGGCTTCCTGGCGCTGTGGCGGCAGGCCGGCGGCACCTTCCACGCCACGCCGGGCCTGCGCGAGAGCAAGGTGCCGCACCCGGCCGTCCTGCTGGCGACCCACTACGGACCGACCCTCACCGAGGTCGTGCATGACATCGACAAGTATTCGAACAATGTGATGGCGCGCCAGCTGTTCCTGACCATCGGCGCCGAGATCGGCCGCAAGCCCGGGTCGGTGCAGCAATCGGCGGACATCATCAACCGCTGGCTCGCCCGGCAGAACCTGTCCATGCCCGAGCTGGTGCTGGAGAACGGCTCGGGCCTCTCGCGCATCGAGCGCATCAGCGCCCGCAACCTGGGCCGCCTGCTGCAGCAGGCCGATGCCAACCCCCACGGCGCCATCCTGCGCGACGCGCTGCCGGTGGTGGGCGTGGACGGCACCATGCGCAACCGCCTCACGCGCGCGGGCGTGGCCGGCAACGCCGAGATCAAAACCGGCACCCTCAACGACGTGCGCGCCATCGCCGGCTACGTGGAAGGCGAAGGCGGCCAGCGCTACGTGGTGGTCAGCATGATCAACCACCCCAACGCCGGCGGCGGCCAGGCCGCGCACGACGCCCTGCTGCAATGGATCTACCAGGGGGCGCGGCAATGA
- the mobB gene encoding molybdopterin-guanine dinucleotide biosynthesis protein B has translation MTAVVGVTGTSGSGKTTLIEQLIACFVRDGRRVAAVKHAHHGFDLDTPGKDSYRMRAAGGAEVVLVGDRRLVLMREYAPAHEPELADVLALLSPGIDVVIVEGYKRSDFPKIEVFRPALGRAPLWPEIGGVVAVATDAPIQLEAEVPRGMTVLDLNDVEAVYRFAAALAQ, from the coding sequence ATGACCGCCGTCGTCGGCGTCACCGGCACCTCCGGCAGCGGCAAGACCACCCTGATCGAACAGCTGATCGCGTGCTTCGTGCGCGACGGCCGGCGCGTGGCCGCGGTCAAGCATGCGCATCACGGCTTCGACCTCGATACGCCCGGCAAGGACTCGTACCGCATGCGCGCGGCCGGCGGCGCCGAGGTCGTGCTGGTGGGCGACCGGCGCCTGGTGCTGATGCGCGAATACGCCCCCGCGCACGAGCCCGAACTGGCCGACGTGCTCGCGCTGCTGTCGCCCGGGATCGACGTCGTCATCGTCGAAGGCTACAAGCGCAGCGACTTCCCCAAGATCGAAGTATTCCGGCCCGCGCTGGGCCGCGCACCGCTGTGGCCGGAAATCGGCGGCGTGGTGGCGGTGGCGACGGATGCGCCGATCCAACTGGAAGCGGAAGTGCCACGCGGCATGACGGTGCTGGATCTGAACGACGTGGAAGCGGTGTACCGGTTCGCTGCCGCCCTGGCGCAATAG
- a CDS encoding MarR family winged helix-turn-helix transcriptional regulator: MVGLPTIDAAMPSLTYLEDIYPVVTGSGHFNPRMEDVEYGALDGLIGYAVRRAQLHVYEDFVRSLQAWNITPPRFSAMTVIAHNPDLKLTELAGILGVARSGAVLLVDTLEAMGMVERLPSPVDRRAFRLALTDKGAATLRDITEVVVAHDARVTAHLSADERRTLLELLNKLAVGSA, from the coding sequence ATGGTCGGATTGCCCACGATCGATGCCGCCATGCCGAGCTTGACCTACCTCGAAGACATCTATCCCGTCGTGACCGGGTCCGGCCACTTCAATCCGCGCATGGAGGACGTGGAGTATGGCGCGCTGGATGGGCTGATCGGCTACGCGGTGCGGCGCGCCCAACTGCATGTCTACGAAGACTTCGTGCGCTCGCTGCAGGCGTGGAACATCACGCCGCCGCGCTTCTCGGCCATGACCGTGATCGCGCACAACCCCGACCTGAAGCTGACCGAGCTGGCCGGCATCCTGGGCGTGGCCCGCTCGGGGGCGGTGCTGCTGGTCGATACGCTTGAAGCGATGGGCATGGTCGAGCGGCTCCCGTCGCCGGTGGACCGGCGCGCCTTCCGGCTGGCGCTGACCGACAAGGGGGCGGCCACGCTGCGGGACATCACCGAGGTCGTGGTCGCTCACGATGCGCGGGTCACAGCCCACCTGTCGGCCGACGAGCGGCGCACGCTGCTGGAACTGCTCAACAAGCTGGCGGTCGGCTCGGCCTGA
- a CDS encoding sensor domain-containing protein produces MDATSTGRPGSPGTPEESASRPLPFADDRYEALVRQMPDALYIVANNIIVFINEAGVRLLGADSASDIVGRELDAFVHEDSVQLARQRREWMVEHGAGLPPVEQTLLRCDGTPVDVEILSAPVQLGWRTAVQVVARDIRQRKQAEQALRESEANYRALAAETARAKELLRCEKTVLEMSSRNVPLPDLLAEVCHMVDTLLDDGAMCSILLCGDGEHVTLAVAPSLPSALSKTLVGLTIGPAAGSCGTAMFRNARVVVEDIETDPLWDDYRALVVPMGLRACWSTPIRGDNAQMIGAVGVYYDTPSAPTRPAMQLLDDITDIVGVAVQKAHIARELQESEERYRLAVDNLTEGILVQAADGTILACNPSARRILRAGDPSPVGASHLTLMRRSLREDGSEIPFLERPTRVVLTTGRPLLGLTIGLELINGDVVWVYENVLPIMRPGDATPSAVLISFNDIGPARAAEQQLKFLAQRDALTGLYNRAYFLQRMQAVLDEAVTDGRQAAVLFLDLDGFKKVNDTAGHEAGDHLLRIVAQRLSACVRQTDTLARLGGDEFVVLLDQVRSLAEAERLARRIIAAIAQPFSTGGTEYYLGASIGIAVHPEHGQDAATLLRCADAAMYNAKQNGRNQHRVFTVQLSQRAQRRFQLEQNLRRALSAQELSLRFQPIVDAASMGIVGAEVLLRWHSAELGEVSPAEFIPVAEDAGLIIAIGEWVLEQACRQAAHWRRTCAPDFFIAVNLSPRQFGDALVPMLSRCLAESGLPACALEMEITEGLLMRDTAAVMPVLDALTALGVRISIDDFGTGYSSLSYLQRFPIDNLKVDRSFVSGIPRHRDSVVISRAVVAMAASLDMTVTAEGVETLAQAEFLLAAGCDKLQGFLFGAPMTAAAYEERLRRAQSGGPA; encoded by the coding sequence ATGGACGCCACTTCCACCGGTCGGCCCGGGTCACCCGGCACTCCAGAGGAGTCCGCGTCCCGGCCGTTGCCGTTCGCCGACGATCGCTACGAGGCGCTGGTCCGGCAGATGCCCGACGCGCTCTACATCGTGGCGAACAACATCATCGTTTTCATCAACGAGGCGGGCGTGCGGCTGCTCGGCGCGGACAGCGCGAGCGACATCGTCGGGCGCGAGCTGGACGCATTCGTCCACGAGGACTCGGTGCAGCTGGCGCGCCAGCGCCGCGAGTGGATGGTCGAGCATGGCGCGGGCCTGCCGCCGGTCGAGCAGACGCTGCTGCGCTGCGACGGCACGCCGGTGGACGTGGAGATCCTGTCCGCGCCGGTGCAGCTCGGCTGGCGCACCGCCGTCCAGGTGGTCGCGCGCGACATCCGCCAGCGCAAGCAGGCCGAGCAGGCACTGCGCGAATCCGAGGCCAACTACCGGGCGCTCGCCGCCGAGACCGCGCGCGCGAAGGAGCTGCTGCGCTGCGAAAAGACCGTGCTCGAAATGAGCTCGCGCAATGTGCCGCTGCCGGACCTGCTGGCCGAGGTGTGCCACATGGTCGACACCCTGCTCGACGACGGCGCGATGTGCTCCATTCTGCTGTGCGGCGACGGCGAGCACGTGACGCTGGCGGTGGCGCCGTCGCTGCCGTCGGCGCTGAGTAAGACGCTGGTCGGGCTGACGATCGGTCCGGCCGCCGGGTCGTGCGGCACGGCCATGTTCCGCAATGCCCGCGTGGTGGTCGAAGACATCGAGACCGACCCGCTGTGGGACGACTACCGCGCACTGGTCGTCCCGATGGGCCTGCGGGCCTGCTGGTCGACGCCGATCCGCGGCGACAACGCGCAGATGATCGGCGCGGTGGGCGTCTACTACGACACGCCGAGCGCGCCCACGCGCCCGGCGATGCAACTGCTGGACGACATCACCGACATCGTCGGCGTGGCGGTCCAGAAGGCCCACATCGCGCGCGAGCTGCAGGAAAGCGAAGAGCGCTACCGCCTGGCCGTCGACAACCTGACCGAGGGCATCCTCGTGCAGGCCGCGGACGGCACCATCCTCGCGTGCAACCCGAGCGCGCGGCGCATCCTGCGCGCCGGTGACCCATCACCGGTGGGCGCGAGCCACCTGACGCTGATGCGCCGCTCGCTGCGCGAAGACGGCAGCGAGATCCCCTTCCTGGAGCGGCCCACGCGCGTGGTGCTGACCACGGGGCGGCCGCTGCTGGGGCTGACCATCGGCCTGGAGCTGATCAACGGCGACGTGGTGTGGGTGTACGAGAACGTGCTGCCCATCATGCGCCCCGGCGACGCCACGCCCAGCGCCGTGCTGATCTCATTCAACGACATCGGCCCGGCGCGCGCGGCCGAGCAGCAGCTCAAGTTTCTCGCCCAGCGCGATGCGCTCACGGGTTTGTACAACCGTGCCTACTTCCTGCAGCGCATGCAGGCCGTGCTCGATGAGGCGGTCACCGACGGCCGGCAGGCGGCGGTGCTGTTCCTCGATCTGGACGGCTTCAAGAAGGTCAATGACACCGCGGGGCACGAGGCCGGCGACCACCTGCTGCGCATCGTGGCGCAGCGGCTGTCGGCCTGCGTGCGCCAGACCGACACGCTGGCGCGGCTGGGCGGCGACGAATTTGTCGTGCTGCTCGACCAGGTGCGCTCGCTGGCGGAGGCCGAGCGGCTGGCCCGGCGCATCATCGCGGCCATCGCCCAGCCGTTCTCGACCGGCGGCACCGAGTATTACCTGGGCGCCTCGATCGGCATCGCGGTGCATCCCGAGCATGGCCAGGATGCGGCCACGCTGCTGCGCTGCGCCGACGCCGCCATGTACAACGCCAAGCAGAACGGCCGCAACCAGCACCGCGTCTTCACCGTGCAGCTCTCGCAGCGGGCGCAGCGGCGCTTCCAGCTGGAGCAGAACCTGCGGCGCGCCCTGTCGGCGCAGGAGCTGTCGCTGCGCTTCCAGCCCATCGTCGATGCCGCTTCGATGGGCATCGTCGGCGCGGAGGTGCTGCTGCGCTGGCACAGCGCCGAGCTGGGCGAGGTGTCGCCCGCCGAGTTCATTCCCGTGGCGGAGGACGCCGGGCTCATCATCGCCATCGGCGAATGGGTGCTGGAGCAGGCCTGCCGCCAGGCGGCCCATTGGCGCCGGACCTGCGCGCCGGATTTCTTCATCGCCGTGAACCTGTCGCCGCGCCAGTTCGGCGACGCCCTGGTGCCCATGCTGTCGCGTTGCCTGGCCGAGAGCGGGCTGCCCGCGTGCGCGCTGGAGATGGAGATCACCGAAGGGCTGCTGATGCGCGACACCGCCGCCGTGATGCCGGTGCTCGACGCGCTGACGGCGCTGGGGGTGCGCATCTCCATCGACGATTTCGGCACGGGGTATTCGTCGCTGTCGTACCTGCAGCGCTTCCCGATCGACAACCTCAAGGTGGACCGCTCGTTCGTCTCGGGCATCCCGCGCCACCGGGATTCGGTGGTGATCTCGCGCGCGGTGGTGGCGATGGCGGCGTCGCTCGACATGACCGTCACCGCCGAGGGCGTGGAGACGCTCGCGCAGGCCGAATTCCTGCTGGCGGCCGGCTGCGACAAGCTGCAGGGCTTCCTGTTCGGCGCGCCGATGACGGCCGCCGCCTACGAGGAACGCCTGCGCCGCGCGCAGTCGGGCGGGCCGGCGTAG
- a CDS encoding amidase encodes MMTPRPNMIRTLAAELASGRTTSIALTEAALAHAQSHRTAGGTAYIDLDARAALDMARAADAARAAGNVPSLLAGLPVSIKDLFDVAGQVTAAGSRALAHQSAATSDATAVARLRAAGAVLLGRTNMSEFAFSGLGLNPHYGTPRTPADGTRAAGGSTAGGAVTVAGGMAVAALGTDTGGSIRIPAAFCALTGFKPTARRVPMAGGVPLSTSLDSGGPLANSVDCCAIVDAVLSGQALDTDAVPLAGLRLGLTRDYVAADLDDTVATAFARAVARLERAGAHIVRFEFPELLQLPEINGGGGLPAAEAWAWHRPHLARAEAQYDRRVAARIRRGEQMSAAAYLDVMAARERMIAAARKRLGNLDAWLMPTVAVVPPEVAPLEADDARFFRTNALVLRNPSAINFLDGCALTLPIHAAGELPVGLSLCGLADDDARILRVGRAVEAALR; translated from the coding sequence ATGATGACACCCCGCCCGAACATGATCCGCACCCTGGCCGCCGAGCTGGCCTCCGGCCGTACCACCAGCATCGCGCTGACCGAAGCCGCGCTGGCGCATGCGCAGTCGCACCGCACGGCCGGCGGCACGGCCTACATCGACCTCGATGCGCGGGCGGCGCTGGACATGGCGCGCGCCGCCGACGCCGCGCGCGCCGCGGGCAACGTGCCGTCGCTGCTGGCGGGACTGCCGGTGTCGATCAAGGATCTGTTCGACGTGGCGGGCCAGGTGACAGCCGCCGGCTCGCGCGCGCTGGCGCACCAGAGCGCCGCGACCTCGGACGCGACCGCCGTGGCGCGGCTGCGCGCGGCCGGCGCGGTGCTGCTCGGCCGCACCAACATGAGCGAATTCGCGTTCTCGGGCCTGGGCCTGAACCCGCATTACGGCACGCCGCGCACGCCGGCGGACGGCACGCGCGCCGCGGGCGGCTCGACCGCCGGCGGCGCGGTGACGGTGGCTGGCGGCATGGCCGTCGCCGCGCTGGGCACCGACACCGGCGGCTCGATCCGCATTCCGGCCGCCTTCTGCGCGCTGACCGGCTTCAAGCCCACCGCGCGCCGCGTGCCGATGGCCGGCGGCGTGCCGCTGTCCACCTCGCTCGATTCGGGCGGGCCGCTGGCCAACTCGGTGGACTGCTGCGCCATCGTCGATGCCGTGCTCAGCGGCCAGGCGCTCGACACCGACGCCGTGCCGCTGGCCGGCCTGCGCCTGGGGCTCACGCGCGACTACGTGGCCGCGGACCTGGACGACACCGTCGCCACCGCGTTCGCGCGCGCCGTGGCACGGCTGGAGCGGGCGGGCGCACACATCGTCCGCTTCGAGTTTCCCGAGCTGCTGCAGCTGCCCGAGATCAACGGCGGCGGCGGCCTGCCGGCGGCCGAGGCCTGGGCCTGGCACCGCCCGCACCTGGCGCGCGCCGAAGCCCAATACGACCGCCGCGTCGCCGCGCGCATCCGCCGCGGCGAGCAGATGAGCGCCGCCGCCTACCTCGATGTGATGGCCGCGCGCGAGCGCATGATCGCGGCCGCGCGCAAGCGGCTGGGCAACCTCGATGCCTGGCTGATGCCGACCGTCGCCGTCGTGCCGCCCGAAGTGGCGCCGCTGGAGGCCGACGACGCGCGCTTCTTCCGCACCAACGCGCTGGTGCTGCGCAACCCGAGCGCGATCAACTTCCTCGACGGCTGCGCGCTGACGCTGCCGATCCACGCCGCCGGCGAGCTGCCGGTCGGCCTGTCGCTGTGCGGGCTGGCCGACGACGATGCGCGCATCCTGCGCGTCGGGCGGGCGGTGGAAGCTGCGCTGCGCTAG
- a CDS encoding HD-GYP domain-containing protein yields the protein MKRIDANQLRVGMFVVKLGGSWLKHPFWRSQFQLSSQSQVDDICRAGITEIWIDPERGEDVLAPALMPEAAQPAPEPLTRETLAALPPVTPTSLKEEWKHAQQLVQSGKATLGQLFSEARMGRALQTDKALLLVDNVSNSLARNSYALIALARLKNKDDYTYLHSFAVCALMVALARTLGRSEDEIRECGLGGLVHDIGKSAMPRTLLDKSTALTKEELALLQTHAVGGHHLLIGTGQFSEIPREVCLHHHERIDGSGYPDGQKGDEISLWAKMGAICDVYDTLTSSSPYHHAWSPAQALKYMMARTDSQFDRAVFQAFTRSVGIYPVGTLVKLRTNRLGVVVHQNESSALRPDVVVFYSGNTKTRVRPERISLGRSDDAIITVEDASTWGLSEEEVSDMCLV from the coding sequence ATGAAGCGAATCGATGCGAATCAGCTGCGTGTCGGTATGTTTGTGGTGAAGCTGGGCGGGTCCTGGCTGAAGCACCCGTTCTGGCGTTCGCAGTTCCAGCTGTCGAGCCAGTCACAGGTCGACGATATCTGTCGAGCCGGTATTACCGAGATCTGGATCGACCCCGAGCGCGGCGAGGATGTGCTTGCGCCCGCGCTGATGCCGGAGGCGGCGCAGCCCGCCCCGGAGCCGCTGACCCGCGAGACCCTGGCGGCGCTGCCGCCGGTCACGCCGACTTCCCTCAAGGAAGAATGGAAGCATGCCCAGCAACTGGTGCAGAGCGGCAAGGCGACGCTGGGCCAGCTGTTCTCCGAGGCGCGCATGGGCCGCGCCCTGCAGACCGACAAGGCGCTGCTGCTGGTCGACAACGTGTCCAATTCACTGGCGCGCAATTCGTATGCGCTGATCGCCCTGGCGCGCCTGAAGAACAAGGACGACTACACCTACCTGCATTCGTTCGCCGTCTGCGCGCTGATGGTGGCCCTGGCCCGCACGCTCGGCCGTTCCGAAGACGAGATCCGCGAATGCGGTCTGGGCGGCCTGGTCCACGACATCGGCAAGTCGGCCATGCCGCGCACGCTGCTCGACAAGAGCACCGCGCTGACCAAGGAAGAGCTGGCCCTGCTGCAGACCCACGCGGTCGGCGGGCACCACCTGCTGATCGGGACCGGCCAGTTCAGCGAGATTCCGCGCGAAGTGTGCCTGCATCACCACGAGCGCATCGACGGCAGCGGCTATCCGGACGGCCAGAAGGGCGACGAGATCAGCCTGTGGGCCAAGATGGGCGCCATCTGCGACGTGTACGACACGCTCACGTCCAGCAGCCCCTACCACCATGCGTGGTCGCCGGCGCAGGCGCTCAAGTACATGATGGCGCGCACCGACAGCCAGTTCGACCGCGCCGTGTTCCAGGCGTTTACGCGCAGCGTGGGCATCTATCCGGTCGGCACGCTGGTCAAGCTGCGCACCAACCGGCTGGGCGTGGTGGTACACCAGAACGAGTCGTCCGCGCTGCGTCCGGACGTCGTCGTGTTCTATTCCGGCAATACCAAGACGCGCGTGCGCCCCGAGCGCATCAGCCTGGGCCGTTCGGACGACGCCATCATCACGGTGGAGGACGCCTCCACCTGGGGCCTGTCGGAAGAGGAAGTGTCCGACATGTGCCTGGTCTGA
- a CDS encoding DUF6685 family protein: MSVFSILQAVSDWMVQSRAFNVVQSVTHHRTERDALSHWKLDIWHKSVPFLFEDSLIEPAHQLYPKHLQHADWVDELHHHLGNLVGMRQESRKVDIREVTGLANSPCSVHSFPSMLVFGHQHCRRIPHSTEADFANNARHVFRYSNQANVFRAYDFAGGELFYMNEWGAHHFGAMVLQAHTQGREFLIDAEIRHVRSAPGVRRLLDGFHVIGARRQSQQRYGTRLSDALASHQVPHRWMHGRRETEGFELCFLPKSDRFANRVGEQLVRDGWFDYGAWLANLHDPAEVGVPARQAAATPKPRSGWKRVSMPGLGVPTGFAPGFAHTRA, from the coding sequence ATGAGCGTTTTCTCGATACTGCAGGCAGTCTCGGACTGGATGGTCCAGTCGCGGGCCTTCAACGTGGTGCAATCCGTTACGCACCACCGCACCGAGCGCGATGCGCTGTCGCACTGGAAGCTCGATATCTGGCACAAGAGCGTGCCGTTCCTGTTCGAGGACAGCCTGATCGAGCCGGCTCACCAGCTGTATCCCAAGCATCTGCAGCACGCCGACTGGGTGGACGAGCTGCATCACCATCTGGGCAATCTGGTCGGCATGCGCCAGGAGTCCCGCAAGGTGGACATCCGCGAGGTGACGGGGCTGGCCAATTCGCCGTGCTCGGTGCATTCGTTCCCGAGCATGCTGGTGTTTGGGCATCAGCACTGCCGCCGCATTCCGCACAGCACCGAGGCCGATTTCGCCAACAATGCGCGCCATGTGTTCCGTTATTCCAATCAGGCCAACGTGTTCCGTGCGTACGACTTTGCCGGCGGCGAGCTGTTCTACATGAACGAATGGGGCGCCCATCACTTCGGCGCGATGGTGCTGCAGGCGCATACGCAGGGGCGCGAATTCCTGATCGACGCCGAGATCCGCCATGTCCGCTCGGCACCGGGCGTGCGGCGATTGCTCGACGGCTTCCACGTGATCGGCGCGCGGCGCCAGAGTCAGCAGCGCTACGGCACGCGTCTGTCGGATGCGCTGGCCAGCCACCAGGTGCCGCACCGCTGGATGCACGGCCGGCGCGAGACCGAAGGGTTCGAGCTGTGCTTCCTGCCCAAGTCCGACCGTTTTGCCAACCGGGTGGGCGAGCAACTGGTGCGCGACGGCTGGTTCGACTACGGCGCCTGGCTGGCCAACCTGCACGACCCGGCCGAAGTGGGCGTGCCGGCACGGCAGGCGGCGGCAACGCCCAAGCCCCGCTCGGGCTGGAAGCGGGTTTCCATGCCGGGGCTGGGTGTGCCGACCGGCTTCGCGCCGGGTTTCGCGCACACACGGGCGTAA
- a CDS encoding MFS transporter has protein sequence MTSELIRSAGAMRTQRLPLSARAATMALFFVNGATIATWGVHIPTVKARFGLSEASLSLAMFMVAAGAIAAMKFAGGWAARVSTRRASVQAGVVFGLMTGLLMLMPSYALLLGLLVLFGIANAGFDVAINAQATTVEANSHKPIISSLHGMFSLGGMVGAAAGGVLLDLGVPAAVHCAAMGLITAGMALCAGPFMLPDHVNAPGEPAHPTTGRTLLVLGLLAFFGLVGEGAMYDWTTVYMREVAQSPEAQASAGYAAFSGGMALARFGGDAARARWGNTRVLGVSGVLATGGILLALLWPDPAAVLAGFGLMGVGAANMVPIFFVTASRMPGVPAAEGIAAVARFAYVGMLIGPVFIGMIAHHSNLRWGLSLVALTMMLIAVAGPRAIRPPG, from the coding sequence ATGACCTCTGAACTGATCCGATCCGCCGGTGCCATGCGCACGCAGCGTCTGCCGTTGTCGGCGCGCGCGGCCACCATGGCGCTTTTTTTCGTCAACGGCGCAACGATTGCGACGTGGGGCGTCCACATTCCCACCGTGAAAGCGCGCTTCGGGCTGTCGGAGGCGTCGCTGTCGCTGGCGATGTTCATGGTGGCGGCCGGCGCCATCGCCGCGATGAAATTCGCCGGCGGCTGGGCGGCACGGGTGAGCACCCGGCGCGCCAGCGTGCAGGCGGGCGTGGTCTTCGGCCTGATGACTGGGCTGCTGATGCTGATGCCGAGCTATGCGTTGCTGCTGGGGCTGCTGGTGCTGTTCGGCATCGCCAACGCCGGCTTCGATGTGGCGATCAATGCGCAGGCGACCACCGTGGAGGCCAACTCCCACAAGCCGATCATTTCGTCGCTGCACGGCATGTTCAGCCTGGGCGGCATGGTGGGCGCGGCGGCCGGCGGTGTCCTGCTGGACCTGGGCGTGCCGGCGGCCGTGCACTGCGCGGCCATGGGGCTGATCACCGCGGGCATGGCGCTGTGCGCGGGGCCGTTCATGCTGCCCGACCACGTCAACGCGCCCGGCGAGCCGGCGCATCCGACCACCGGCCGCACGCTGCTCGTGCTCGGCCTGCTGGCGTTCTTCGGACTGGTGGGCGAAGGCGCGATGTACGACTGGACCACGGTCTACATGCGCGAAGTGGCGCAATCGCCCGAGGCGCAGGCCAGCGCGGGCTATGCGGCGTTCTCGGGCGGGATGGCGCTGGCCCGCTTCGGCGGGGATGCCGCACGCGCGCGCTGGGGCAATACCAGGGTGCTCGGCGTGAGCGGCGTGCTGGCCACCGGGGGCATCCTGCTCGCCCTGCTGTGGCCCGATCCGGCGGCGGTGCTGGCCGGCTTTGGGTTGATGGGCGTGGGCGCGGCGAACATGGTGCCGATCTTCTTTGTCACCGCATCGCGCATGCCGGGGGTGCCCGCGGCCGAGGGGATCGCCGCGGTGGCGCGCTTCGCTTATGTCGGCATGCTGATCGGCCCGGTGTTCATCGGCATGATCGCGCACCATTCCAACCTGCGCTGGGGCCTGTCGCTGGTGGCGCTCACCATGATGCTGATCGCGGTGGCGGGGCCGCGCGCCATCCGTCCGCCGGGCTGA